Part of the Sphingobium sp. TKS genome is shown below.
CGGGAACAGGTTAAGGCCCAGGCGGTAGGCAGGTCCTGAGTTGAGGGCGGTAGGGCGCGAGCAGACCATCGAGGTTCCTTCAACTGAGGAGCCTCACGATGACCGACCTCATACCCGTTGTCCCCCATAGCCCGCTGCGCCAGCGGCTCATCGACGACATGACCTTGCGCCGCTTCTCGCGCGAGACGCAGCGCAACTATCTCCGGGACGTTGGGCGGTTCGCGACCTGGCTGGGACGTTCGCCGCATACAGCCACGGCGGAAGATGTCCGCCGGTTCCAGATCGAGCAGCAGGATGCTGGCGTGCCGGTGCCGACGATGAACAGCGTGGTGGGAGCGCTACGGTTCTTCTTCACCCATACGCTCGACCGACCTGAGCTCGCCCGCAAGCTGGTTCGGACCGCTCACATCCGCAAGATACCGGTGGTCCTGTCCCTTGAGGAGATGAAACGGCTCCTCGAAGCCACCACGTGCCTGAAGCACCAGGCGGCATTGTCCGTGGCTTATGGCGCGGGCCTGCGCGTATCGGAGGTCTCAGCGCTCAAGGTGAGCGATGTCGACAGCAAGCGCATGCTGCTGCGCATCGAGCGTGGCAAGGGCGGGCGCTATCGCAACGCCATGCTTCCCGAGGGGCTTCTCCTGCTGCTTAGGGACTGGTGGCGTGCTGGTCGCCAGCAAGGCATCATGCGAGAAAATGGCTGGCTCTTTCCGGGGCAAAACGCCCAGGTGCCGCTGAGCACGCGGCAACTCTATCGTGTCGTCGTCGAGGCGGCTCTGGCGGCCGACATCAACAAGCGTGTCGGCATGCACACCTTGCGGCACAGCTTTGCGACCCACCTGCTCGAAGACGGTGTCGATATCCGCGTCATCCAGGCGCTGCTCGGCCATGCCAAGCTCAACACCACCGCCTTTTACACGCGCGTCGCCACCAAGACGGTGCGCTCCATCACCAGTCCACTCGACAAGCTGCTGCTGCCGTCTGGAGCCGCAACGGACGGCTGAGCCAGGTGCGGACCTCGCTCGAGGTCGCCGACATCTTCAGGAGTGCGGGCCCGGCAT
Proteins encoded:
- a CDS encoding tyrosine-type recombinase/integrase, producing the protein MTDLIPVVPHSPLRQRLIDDMTLRRFSRETQRNYLRDVGRFATWLGRSPHTATAEDVRRFQIEQQDAGVPVPTMNSVVGALRFFFTHTLDRPELARKLVRTAHIRKIPVVLSLEEMKRLLEATTCLKHQAALSVAYGAGLRVSEVSALKVSDVDSKRMLLRIERGKGGRYRNAMLPEGLLLLLRDWWRAGRQQGIMRENGWLFPGQNAQVPLSTRQLYRVVVEAALAADINKRVGMHTLRHSFATHLLEDGVDIRVIQALLGHAKLNTTAFYTRVATKTVRSITSPLDKLLLPSGAATDG